A section of the Candidatus Effluviviaceae Genus I sp. genome encodes:
- a CDS encoding dTMP kinase, whose translation MPKLGRAGLFVTFEGVEGSGKSTQARALEAHLRRRGTPVVVSREPGGSPLGEELRRILLDHAQAGMLPLTELLLYLASRAEHVSQVVRPGLERGAVVISDRYADASVAYQGGGRGLGWETVDPLNRMATGGVQPDVTFLLDLDPASGLARFSTGGGRQGRDRIESEALDFHRRVRAAYLEAAKREPARFVVIDAGQDPDAIARLVAQRIDELLERRGL comes from the coding sequence ATGCCGAAGCTCGGTCGCGCCGGGCTCTTCGTGACGTTCGAGGGCGTCGAGGGTTCCGGCAAGTCAACCCAGGCGCGAGCGCTCGAGGCGCATCTCAGGCGTCGCGGGACGCCCGTCGTCGTGAGCCGCGAGCCGGGCGGCTCGCCGCTCGGAGAAGAGCTCCGCCGCATCCTCCTCGACCACGCCCAGGCCGGGATGCTCCCGCTCACCGAGCTCCTCCTCTATCTTGCGTCCAGGGCGGAGCACGTGAGCCAGGTCGTGCGGCCGGGCCTTGAGCGGGGCGCCGTCGTCATCTCGGACCGGTATGCGGACGCGAGCGTGGCCTACCAGGGAGGCGGCAGAGGCCTCGGCTGGGAGACCGTCGACCCGCTCAACAGAATGGCGACCGGGGGCGTCCAACCGGACGTCACGTTTCTGCTCGACCTCGACCCTGCGTCGGGACTGGCCAGGTTCTCGACGGGGGGCGGACGGCAGGGTCGGGACAGGATCGAGAGCGAGGCGCTGGACTTCCATCGGAGGGTGAGGGCGGCCTATCTCGAGGCCGCGAAGCGCGAACCCGCGCGCTTCGTGGTCATCGACGCGGGGCAAGACCCGGATGCGATCGCCCGTCTGGTGGCGCAGCGCATCGACGAGCTTCTGGAACGCCGCGGGCTTTGA
- a CDS encoding inositol-3-phosphate synthase: MGKKVRVCIIGVGNCASSLVQGVEYYRNAQPDQFIPGLMHTVLGGYHVGDIEFSAAIDIDRNKVGKDLSQAVFTKPNNTLKFSDVPHQGVRVARGMTHDGLGKYLSEIIEKAPGPTEDIVGLLKDTKTDVVVNFLPVGSEEATKWYVEQILEAGCGFVNGIPVFIARERYWQQRFERKGLPVMGDDVKSQVGATIVHRVLTRLFRDRGVRLERTSQLNVGGNTDFLNMLERSRLESKKISKTNAVTSQLDYDIGHDNVHIGPSDYVAWLTDRKWAYVRMEGRTFGDVPLNVELKLEVWDSPNSAGVMIDAVRCMKLALDNGLSGAVEAPSSYFFKSPPVQYTDDEARRATEEFIVRHAKDAAPAGSAKAGQGTKPAGAAAAKP; this comes from the coding sequence ATGGGCAAGAAGGTCAGGGTGTGCATCATCGGGGTCGGCAACTGCGCCTCGTCGCTCGTCCAGGGTGTCGAGTACTACCGGAACGCTCAGCCCGACCAGTTCATCCCGGGGCTCATGCACACGGTCCTCGGCGGCTACCACGTGGGCGACATCGAGTTCTCGGCGGCGATCGACATCGACAGGAACAAGGTGGGCAAGGACCTGTCGCAGGCGGTCTTCACGAAGCCGAACAACACGCTCAAGTTCAGCGACGTGCCGCACCAGGGGGTCCGCGTGGCGAGGGGCATGACGCACGACGGCCTCGGGAAGTACCTCTCCGAGATCATCGAGAAGGCCCCCGGGCCGACCGAGGACATCGTCGGGCTCCTCAAGGACACGAAGACCGACGTCGTCGTCAACTTCCTCCCCGTGGGGAGCGAGGAGGCGACGAAGTGGTACGTCGAGCAGATCCTCGAGGCGGGCTGCGGGTTCGTCAACGGGATCCCGGTGTTCATCGCGCGCGAGCGCTACTGGCAGCAGCGCTTCGAGCGGAAGGGCCTGCCGGTCATGGGCGATGACGTCAAGTCGCAGGTCGGCGCGACCATCGTGCACCGCGTACTCACGCGGCTCTTCCGCGACCGCGGCGTCCGGCTCGAGCGCACGAGCCAGCTCAACGTCGGCGGCAACACCGACTTCCTGAACATGCTCGAGCGCTCGCGCCTCGAGTCCAAGAAGATCTCGAAGACGAACGCCGTCACGTCGCAGCTCGACTACGACATCGGCCACGACAACGTGCACATCGGGCCGTCGGACTACGTCGCCTGGCTCACCGACAGGAAGTGGGCGTACGTGAGGATGGAGGGGCGGACCTTCGGGGACGTTCCTCTGAACGTCGAGCTCAAGCTCGAGGTGTGGGACTCGCCGAACTCGGCCGGCGTCATGATCGACGCCGTCCGTTGCATGAAGCTCGCGCTGGACAACGGCCTCTCCGGCGCCGTCGAGGCGCCGTCGTCCTACTTCTTCAAGTCCCCGCCGGTCCAGTACACCGACGACGAGGCGCGCCGCGCCACCGAGGAGTTCATCGTGCGGCACGCGAAGGACGCCGCCCCGGCCGGGTCCGCGAAGGCGGGGCAGGGCACGAAGCCTGCCGGCGCCGCGGCGGCGAAGCCCTAG
- a CDS encoding CDP-alcohol phosphatidyltransferase family protein — protein sequence MGAGGLKSRIRKVLDPVASLAVRLKIPPDAITVAGLALSAGAGWAFWAGRFGTAGGFLVLAGVCDMVDGATARAGGRASASGAFLDSTLDRYSEVVALAGAFLYYLLRPAGPDASAAVALFLAVSGSILVSYAKARAEAVGATCDVGIAERPERMVLLIVGAFLGPARFRWAAWLLAVLSHATAIHRLGHVLRKLGS from the coding sequence ATGGGCGCTGGCGGGCTGAAGAGCCGGATCCGGAAGGTCCTTGACCCCGTCGCGTCGCTCGCGGTCAGGCTCAAGATACCCCCGGACGCCATCACCGTTGCCGGGCTCGCGCTGTCGGCGGGGGCCGGGTGGGCCTTCTGGGCCGGCCGGTTCGGGACCGCGGGCGGGTTCCTCGTCCTCGCGGGCGTCTGCGACATGGTGGACGGGGCGACGGCGCGGGCAGGCGGACGGGCCTCGGCGTCGGGGGCGTTCCTGGACTCGACGCTCGACCGGTACTCGGAGGTCGTCGCGCTGGCCGGGGCCTTCCTCTACTACCTCCTGCGGCCCGCGGGTCCGGACGCGTCCGCCGCCGTGGCTCTCTTCCTCGCGGTCTCCGGCTCCATTCTGGTGAGCTACGCGAAGGCGAGGGCGGAGGCCGTGGGCGCGACGTGCGACGTCGGGATCGCCGAACGCCCCGAGCGCATGGTCTTGTTGATCGTCGGCGCGTTCCTCGGCCCCGCGCGCTTCCGCTGGGCCGCGTGGCTGCTCGCGGTGCTGTCGCACGCGACGGCCATCCATCGGCTCGGTCACGTCCTTCGTAAGCTCGGGTCCTAG